A part of Onthophagus taurus isolate NC chromosome 7, IU_Otau_3.0, whole genome shotgun sequence genomic DNA contains:
- the LOC139430778 gene encoding uncharacterized protein produces the protein MDRKEYDDKMINLLDPATYRKIKKDPTDKIVRKMKELIKSTGIPAEQQKGLFVQAPVPPRIYGLPKIHKPDVPLRPIVSAINSPTYQLAKHLAKILSPFTGNTESYVRDSTHFVESVKGVKLDAGDMLVSFDVESLFTRVPVKDAVEGLRRKLIPEGLPGYVPDLVEYCLSSTYFSWKGEFYEQFEGAAMGSPLSPVIANFYMELFEEDALKKSQWKPKLWLRYVDDTFVIWQHGQKRLHEFLDHLNSQHPMIKFTMETETAKKLPFLDVLVTRTTNGDIELGVYRKKTHTNSEQRDYVKERT, from the exons ATGGACAGGAAAGAATACGACGACAAAATGATAAACTTACTGGACCCAGCCACCTACAGGAAGATCAAGAAGGACCCCACAGACAAAATCGTTAGAAAAATGAAGGAACTGATAAAATCCACAGGAATTCCAGCAGAACAGCAGAAAGGTTTGTTTGTGCAGGCGccggtaccaccaagaatctacggactaccgaagattcacaaaccagacgtccccctccgccctatcgtcagcgccatcaactccccaacataccagctagctaaacatcttgcaaagattctgtccccctttacaggtaacacggaatcgtatgtcagggattctacacattttgtggaatcggtaaaaggtgtaaagctggatgctggggatatgttggtaagtttcgatgtggaatccctttttactagggtaccagttaaggatgctgtagagggtcttcgccgaaaactcattccggagggtttaccaggatacgtgccagatctggtggagtattgcttatcgtcgacgtatttcagctggaaaggagaattttacgagcagttcgaaggggcagccatgggatctccactatcgccagttatagctaatttctacatggaattattcgaagaggacgctttgaagaagagtcagtggaaaccaaaactatggctccgatatgtggatgacacgtttgtgatatggcaacatggtcaaaaacggctccatgagttcttggatcacttgaactctcaacatcctatgattaagttcaccatggaaacagaaactgccaaaaaactacctttcctagatgtgttggtcaccaggacgacaaatggagatatagaacttggtgtataccgaaagaagacccataccaacag cgagcagcgagactatgtgaaggagagaacttga